One genomic window of Quercus lobata isolate SW786 chromosome 9, ValleyOak3.0 Primary Assembly, whole genome shotgun sequence includes the following:
- the LOC115961550 gene encoding wall-associated receptor kinase 2-like, translating to MALHRLLSQQLLLFGWTILAVTAASQPSSSCINSCGSLSIPYPFGTSEGCYFDESFLITCNNTSGSSTPFLRHCNLTVLNISLDGELRVSNFVARNCYNNSGLVDSDIFHLSLLNFSISYTKNKFTAVVCDTFVIFNGLSRGQNYTTGCLSLCDHINSVVNGYCSGIGCCQTSIPEGVTNFIVGLGSFNYHSTVLDFNPCGFGFVGEEDAYNFSFLDLKFLQNRTTIPLLLDWAVGNESCQDAKRNLTSYACKAAYGECYNFNNGPGYRCNAP from the coding sequence ATGGCTCTGCATAGATTGCTTTCACAACAACTGCTTCTATTTGGGTGGACAATTTTAGCAGTAACGGCAGCATCTCAACCCAGTTCAAGTTGCATAAATAGCTGTGGATCACTTAGCATCCCCTACCCATTTGGTACAAGCGAGGGCTGCTACTTTGATGAGTCTTTTCTCATTACTTGTAACAACACTTCTGGGTCTTCAACGCCATTTCTGCGCCATTGTAATTTAACAGTGCTCAATATATCTCTGGATGGTGAACTACGAGTCTCCAACTTTGTAGCCCGTAATTGCTACAACAATTCAGGGCTTGTTGACAGTGATATTTTCCATCttagtttattaaatttttccatCTCGTATACGAAGAACAAGTTCACTGCCGTTGTCTGTGACACTTTCGTGATTTTTAATGGTTTATCACGGGGACAAAACTATACCACTGGATGCCTATCACTTTGTGACCACATCAACAGTGTGGTTAATGGGTATTGCTCTGGAATTGGTTGTTGTCAGACATCCATCCCAGAAGGAGTGACGAATTTTATTGTGGGTCTTGGGAGCTTTAATTATCACTCCACGGTACTCGACTTCAATCCatgtggttttggttttgtaggGGAAGAAGATGCGTACAACTTTTCCTTCTTGGATctcaaatttttacaaaatagaacAACCATTCCCTTGTTGCTTGATTGGGCTGTTGGAAATGAGTCATGCCAAGATGCTAAGAGGAATTTAACAAGCTATGCATGTAAGGCAGCATATGGTGAATGTTACAATTTCAACAACGGTCCTGGATATCGTTGCAATGCTCCTTAG